In Equus przewalskii isolate Varuska chromosome 6, EquPr2, whole genome shotgun sequence, one DNA window encodes the following:
- the LOC103553412 gene encoding hemoglobin subunit epsilon isoform X2, with translation MVHFTAEEKAAITNAWGKVNVEEAGGEALGRLLVVYPWTQRFFDNFGNLSSSSAIMGNPKVKAHGKKVLTSFGDAAKNMDNLKAAFAKLSELHCDKLHVDPENFRLLGNVLVIILASHFGKEFTPDVQAAWQKLVSGVANALAHKYH, from the exons ATGGTGCATTTTACTGCTGAGGAGAAGGCTGCCATCACTAACGCGTGGGGCAAAGTGAATGTGGAAGAAGCTGGAGGCGAGGCTCTTGGCAG GCTCTTGGTTGTCTATCCCTGGACCCAGAGGTTTTTTGACAACTTTGGCAAcctgtcctcttcctctgccaTAATGGGCAATCCCAAAGTCAAGGCCCATGGCAAGAAGGTGCTGACCTCTTTTGGAGATGCTGCTAAGAACATGGACAACCTCAAGGCTGCCTTTGCTAAGCTGAGTGAGCTGCACTGTGACAAGCTGCATGTGGATCCTGAGAACTTCAGG CTCCTGGGCAATGTGCTGGTGATTATCCTGGCTTCTCATTTTGGCAAGGAATTCACCCCTGATGTGCAGGCTGCTTGGCAGAAGCTGGTGTCTGGTGTCGCCAATGCTCTGGCCCACAAGTACCACTGA